In the genome of Streptococcus mitis, one region contains:
- a CDS encoding peptidase P60, producing MKLKTLVIGGSGLFLMVFSLLLFVAILFSDEQDSGISNIHYGGVNVSAEVLAHKPMVEKYAKEYGVEEYVNILLAIIQVESGGTAEDVMQSSESLGLPPNSLSTEESIKQGVKYFSELLASSERLSVDLESVIQSYNYGGGFLGYVANRGNKYTFELAQSFSKEYSGGEKVSYPNPIAIPINGGWRYNYGNMFYVQLVTQYLVTTEFDDDTVQAIMDEALKYEGWRYVYGGASPTTSFDCSGLTQWTYGKAGINLPRTAQQQYDVTQHIPLSEAQAGDLVFFHSTYNAGSYITHVGIYLGNNRMFHAGDPIGYADLTSPYWQQHLVGAGRIKQ from the coding sequence ATGAAGTTGAAAACTTTAGTGATTGGTGGTTCTGGATTATTCTTGATGGTCTTCTCACTGCTTCTGTTTGTTGCCATTTTATTTTCAGATGAACAGGACAGCGGAATTTCCAATATTCATTATGGAGGTGTGAATGTTTCCGCAGAAGTGCTGGCTCATAAGCCTATGGTAGAAAAATATGCCAAAGAATATGGCGTTGAAGAATATGTCAACATACTTCTTGCGATTATACAGGTGGAATCGGGCGGTACTGCGGAAGATGTTATGCAGTCCTCGGAATCCCTCGGTCTTCCACCTAATTCATTGAGTACAGAAGAATCCATTAAGCAAGGTGTGAAGTATTTCAGTGAATTATTAGCCAGTAGCGAAAGGCTCAGTGTAGATTTAGAATCGGTTATCCAGTCCTACAATTATGGTGGTGGTTTCTTAGGGTATGTGGCTAATCGTGGAAATAAATATACCTTTGAACTGGCTCAAAGTTTCTCAAAAGAGTATTCAGGTGGCGAAAAAGTGTCTTACCCCAATCCCATAGCCATACCTATCAATGGGGGCTGGCGATACAACTATGGCAATATGTTTTATGTGCAACTGGTAACGCAGTATCTTGTCACAACAGAGTTTGATGATGATACGGTACAAGCCATCATGGACGAAGCACTGAAATATGAGGGCTGGCGATACGTTTACGGTGGAGCTTCCCCGACTACTTCTTTTGATTGTAGCGGACTGACACAATGGACGTATGGAAAAGCTGGAATTAACTTACCACGAACCGCACAACAGCAATATGATGTGACCCAGCATATCCCACTATCGGAAGCACAAGCTGGCGATTTGGTTTTCTTTCATTCTACCTATAACGCTGGCTCTTATATTACTCATGTTGGGATATACCTTGGCAATAACCGTATGTTTCATGCAGGCGACCCAATCGGTTATGCCGACTTAACAAGCCCCTACTGGCAACAGCATTTAGTGGGAGCAGGACGAATCAAACAATGA
- a CDS encoding ATP/GTP-binding protein has protein sequence MAYPIKYIENNLVWNKDGECYAYYELVPYNYSFLSPEQKIQVHDSFRQLIAQNRDGKIHALQISTESSIRSAQERSKNEVTGKLKAVAYDKIDQQTDALISMIGENQVNYRFFIGFKLLLNDQEFSMKSLTVEAKNALSDFVYDVNHKLMGDFVSMSNDEILRFQKMEKLLENKISRRFKIRRLDKDDFGYLIEHLYGQTGTAYEEYEYHLSKKKLDNETLIKYYDLIKPTRCLVEEKQRYLKIQQEDETVYVAYFTINSIVGELDFPSSEIFYYQQQQFTFPIDTSMNVEIVANRKALSTVRNKKKELKDLDNHAWQSDNETSSNVAEALESVNELETNLDQSKESMYKLSYVVRVSANDLDELKRRCNEVKDFYDDLSVKLVRPFGDMLGLHEEFLPASKRYMNDYIQYVTSDFLAGLGFGATQMLGENEGIYVGYSLDTGRNVYLKPALASQGVKGSVTNALASAFVGSLGGGKSFANNLIVYYAVLYGAQAVIVDSKAERGRWKETLPEISHEINIVTLTSDEKNKGLLDPYVIMKNPKDSESLAIDILTFLTGISSRDGERFPILRKAIRAVTNSEVRGLMKVIEELRVENTPLSTSIADHIESFTDYDFAHLLFSNGYVEQSISLEKQLNIIQVADLVLPDKETSFEEYTTMELLSVAMLIVISTFALDFIHTDRSIFKIVDLDEAWSFLQVAQGKTLSMKLVRAGRAMNAGVYFVTQNTDDLLDEKLKNNLGLKFAFRSTDLNEIKKTLAFFGVDPEDENNQKRLRDLENGQCLISDLYGRVGVIQFHPVFEELLHAFDTRPPVRKEV, from the coding sequence ATGGCATATCCAATTAAATACATTGAAAACAATCTCGTCTGGAATAAAGACGGGGAATGTTATGCTTACTATGAGCTTGTTCCTTACAATTACTCATTTCTAAGTCCAGAACAGAAAATACAAGTGCATGATTCTTTCAGACAGCTTATCGCACAAAATCGTGATGGCAAAATTCATGCTTTACAAATCAGTACAGAATCCAGCATACGTTCTGCACAAGAGCGTTCCAAAAATGAAGTCACTGGCAAGCTCAAAGCGGTTGCCTATGACAAAATCGACCAACAGACAGACGCTTTAATATCCATGATTGGCGAAAATCAAGTGAACTACCGTTTCTTTATCGGCTTTAAGTTGCTTCTCAACGATCAGGAGTTTTCTATGAAAAGTCTTACCGTTGAAGCAAAAAATGCTTTGTCTGATTTTGTCTATGATGTGAACCATAAGCTGATGGGCGATTTTGTTAGTATGAGTAATGATGAAATCCTGCGTTTTCAGAAGATGGAAAAGCTCTTAGAAAATAAAATCTCTCGTCGTTTCAAAATCCGCAGGTTAGATAAGGACGACTTCGGCTATCTGATTGAACACCTTTACGGACAGACAGGCACTGCCTATGAAGAGTATGAGTACCATCTATCAAAGAAAAAGCTGGATAATGAAACGCTGATTAAATACTATGACTTGATTAAGCCTACTCGCTGTTTGGTGGAAGAAAAACAGCGATATTTGAAAATCCAGCAGGAAGATGAAACCGTCTATGTAGCTTACTTTACCATTAACAGCATTGTCGGAGAACTGGACTTCCCGTCCTCTGAAATCTTCTACTACCAGCAACAGCAATTTACATTCCCGATTGATACGTCAATGAATGTGGAAATTGTAGCGAATCGTAAAGCCCTATCTACTGTCCGCAATAAAAAGAAAGAACTGAAAGACTTGGATAACCACGCTTGGCAAAGTGATAATGAAACCAGCTCCAATGTGGCGGAAGCTCTGGAAAGTGTGAATGAGCTGGAAACCAATTTAGACCAAAGCAAGGAATCTATGTACAAGCTGTCTTATGTGGTAAGGGTATCAGCAAATGATCTTGACGAACTCAAACGTCGTTGTAATGAAGTGAAAGATTTTTATGACGATTTAAGCGTAAAACTGGTACGACCATTTGGGGATATGCTCGGCTTACATGAAGAATTTTTACCTGCCAGCAAGCGTTATATGAATGATTATATTCAATACGTGACCTCTGATTTCCTCGCTGGTTTAGGTTTTGGTGCTACTCAAATGCTGGGGGAAAATGAGGGGATTTATGTTGGCTACAGCTTAGATACTGGACGCAATGTCTATCTGAAACCTGCTCTTGCCAGTCAAGGGGTTAAGGGTTCAGTAACCAATGCGTTAGCGTCGGCTTTTGTTGGTTCGCTGGGTGGTGGTAAATCCTTTGCGAATAACCTTATCGTCTATTATGCGGTGCTTTATGGGGCACAAGCAGTGATTGTAGACTCAAAAGCAGAACGTGGCAGATGGAAAGAAACCTTGCCAGAGATTTCCCATGAAATCAATATCGTCACTCTGACTTCTGATGAGAAAAACAAAGGCTTACTTGACCCTTATGTGATTATGAAAAATCCCAAAGATTCTGAATCACTGGCTATTGATATTCTGACATTCCTTACGGGGATTTCCTCTCGTGATGGGGAACGCTTCCCAATCCTTAGAAAAGCCATTCGTGCAGTAACCAATAGTGAAGTACGAGGGTTGATGAAAGTGATTGAGGAATTACGGGTTGAGAATACGCCACTAAGTACCAGTATAGCCGACCATATCGAAAGTTTTACAGACTATGACTTTGCACATTTATTATTCAGTAATGGTTATGTGGAGCAGTCTATCAGCTTAGAAAAACAACTGAACATTATACAGGTTGCGGACTTGGTACTTCCCGACAAGGAAACTTCCTTTGAGGAATATACCACTATGGAGCTTTTATCCGTTGCTATGCTGATTGTCATTAGTACCTTTGCTTTAGACTTTATCCATACAGACCGAAGCATTTTCAAGATTGTAGATTTAGACGAAGCATGGAGCTTTTTACAGGTAGCACAAGGAAAAACACTATCTATGAAGCTGGTTCGGGCTGGTCGTGCTATGAACGCTGGGGTATATTTCGTGACCCAAAATACAGACGACCTCTTAGATGAAAAACTGAAAAATAACCTCGGCTTAAAATTTGCATTTCGTTCCACTGACCTTAACGAGATTAAAAAGACCTTAGCCTTTTTTGGTGTAGACCCAGAGGACGAAAACAATCAGAAGCGATTGCGTGATTTGGAAAACGGGCAATGCCTTATCAGTGATTTATATGGTCGTGTCGGTGTGATACAGTTCCACCCTGTATTTGAAGAACTGCTCCATGCCTTTGATACCAGACCACCTGTGCGAAAAGAGGTGTAA